One window of the Silurus meridionalis isolate SWU-2019-XX chromosome 24, ASM1480568v1, whole genome shotgun sequence genome contains the following:
- the si:ch211-14k19.8 gene encoding mucin-12 isoform X1, translated as MQLFHFSLLFTFIAGLNTSEEGHDPSHIPRTVSNSDLTSSSRDVSPARTSSDVFRVGNAHTLGTTIPGRGGEFSGSGDKTKLHVVPQESQHNGQEKAGSVISALAHAVTFTETEQDSSLSSAGTQWPERSTRTLPTATGAYSNTNRLSEHATRTSKTPLDTPSDRSDAPDALSQSFDSTVMSSAPSHLTTFENKASVSGFDLHASLISSSTPDETADRSRGTSRTDLVPPLKHLYNNDMYEAITSEADVVRTSAYTDTSRPNHLHRATDFTSFTFYRYVYAVGFRSDASDYVTTVSQKRAESSSYTPMFYTHFSKTYSTPTATPASHTTFTKYTTAHEQTSNLHVSDSDTQHTSSRLGESHTTSGTSMGRDFTSYPPNTPGQDDPLISTSLHTSFFPSTTKESDPTMTHSGLTTSPADTRGHLGAETQSGHKMASTRTSEQNSTSHVSTHSTESSPTTFSRYTSSTSGDDTPSPTTPNPSPSQRLTSPSTHVYSTQTSLLQMTTQILNRLTTSANVQPHQTPPQVYTNTRSQPGEHTPPSPTITPTSSHRMLTTKPAKHWSHRGRIFITEDQPVIVNVETFQVLLQVILEKNSSSYAGLVEVAPFLQAVAGFQSQHVTWRSGPVLQSVVTFRTEKAVSWLGRAESLLQEAGLRPLPTQGVFVSGVRVKNITVGGLHTDVCSWLFSCPSDFYCISSEGNITCRSVCHSEYCKNHGICVHHSGQRPLCQCPVGEDFWFMGQRCDLRMTRQRLAGVCFGVLAAIAVLMGLLAFLAVQRFKKMLIQAKAEQTQSSYRRFNHFDELSARFWRRSWPGSENSLDNTAFSRSDELLHMRAMDRACCYHDDTLSIASTYPDSVTHLNTVYPNSSQYHWDMSTCSLADGVIDSGKASDLSVCSWPIEPIQWTPFPLLQQLRNSNTMKPPRPRSCCEGMELVGLEKSRTA; from the exons ATGCAACTTTTCCACTTCTCCCTGCTTTTCACTTTCATCGCAG GTTTGAACACGTCAGAGGAAGGTCATGATCCATCTCACATTCCTCGCACGGTCTCCAACAGCGACCTCACTTCTTCCTCACGGGACGTTTCTCCGGCCCGAACCTCCTCGGACGTTTTCAGGGTCGGGAACGCTCACACGCTCGGGACTACAATTCCAGGTCGGGGTGGAGAGTTCTCTGGATCGGGCGATAAGACCAAACTCCATGTTGTTCCACAGGAAAGCCAACACAATGGACAGGAAAAAGCTGGAAGTGTGATCTCTGCCCTCGCTCACGCCGTCACGTTTACAGAAACGGAACAAGACTCGAGTCTCTCCAGTGCCGGAACACAATGGCCAGAACGTTCCACCAGGACGCTGCCCACAGCCACGGGAGCCTATTCAAATACCAACAGGCTTTCAGAACACGCTACACGCACCAGTAAAACACCCCTGGATACGCCCTCGGACCGCTCGGATGCACCTGATGCCCTCTCTCAGAGCTTTGACTCCACTGTCATGTCATCAGCACCTTCTCATTTAACCACTTTTGAAAATAAAGCTTCAGTATCAGGATTCGATCTTCATGCGTCCTTGATCTCCTCGTCCACACCCGATGAGACGGCTGATCGTTCACGAGGAACCTCCAGGACTGATCTCGTTCCTCCTCTGAAACATTTGTACAATAACGACATGTACGAGGCCATCACAAGCGAAGCAGATGTTGTGAGAACATCTGCGTACACGGACACAAGCCGACCGAACCACTTACACCGAGCCAC TGACTTCACCAGTTTCACGTTTTATCGATACGTCTACGCTGTCGGTTTCCGCTCAGATGCTTCGGATTACGTTACTACTGTCTCACAGAAGAGGGCGGAGTCCTCCTCATACACTCCCATGTTTTACACCCATTTCTCAAAAACATACTCGACCCCAACTGCGACCCCGGCATCACACACCACCTTCACAAAATACACTACAGCCCACGAACAAACTTCCAACCTCCACGTGAGTGACTCTGATACCCAGCACACGTCTTCACGTCTGGGAGAGTCACATACGACTTCTGGTACATCGATGGGCCGGGATTTCACCTCGTATCCACCAAACACACCTGGTCAGGATGATCCGCTGATCTCCACCTCGCTCCATACCAGCTTCTTTCCATCCACAACGAAGGAAAGTGATCCAACCATGACTCACAGTGGTCTGACCACATCTCCAGCAGATACCAGAGGTCACCTTGGAGCTGAAACGCAAAGTGGCCACAAGATGGCGAGCACGAGAACATCAGAGCAGAATAGCACGTCTCACGTGTCGACTCATAGCACCGAGTCTTCACCGACGACGTTTTCACGCTACACTTCGTCCACGTCCGGAGACGATACTCCATCACCTACGACTCCAAATCCTTCTCCATCACAACGTCTCACATCTCCGTCCACACACGTTTATTCCACTCAGACGAGTCTCCTTCAAATGACGACGCAGATCCTGAACCGTCTCACCACAAGCGCAAATGTGCAGCCGCATCAAACACCACCACAAGTGTACACAAACACTCGCTCTCAACCTGGagaacacacacctccatcacctaCCATCACGCCAACGTCTTCACACCGCATGCTCACTACAAAACCAGCCAAACACTGGTCACACAGGGGCCGGATCTTCATCACGGAGGACCAACCAGTAATCGTCAACG TGGAAACGTTCCAGGTGCTCCTGCAGGTGATCCTGGAGAAAAACTCCTCCTCATATGCAGGACTTGTGGAG GTGGCGCCATTTTTACAAGCTGTAGCAGGATTCCAAAGCCAGCATGTGACCTGGCGCAG TGGTCCGGTTCTGCAGTCCGTGGTCACGTTCAGGACGGAGAAGGCGGTCTCCTGGCTGGGGAGGGCGGAGTCTCTCTTACAGGAGGCGGGGCTGAGACCACTTCCAACACAGGGGGTTTTTGTGAGTGGCGTCCGGGTGAAAAACATCACAGTGGGAG GTCTGCACACTGATGTGTGTTCCTGGTTGTTTTCTTGTCCATCTGATTTCTACTGTATCTCCTCTGAGGGGAACATCACCTGCAGGTCTGTGTGTCACTCTGAGTACTGTAAGAACCACGGCATCTGTGTCCATCATTCTGGACAACGTCCACTCTGCCA gtgTCCTGTTGGTGAGGATTTCTGGTTCATGGGTCAGCGCTGTGACCTCCGTATGACCAGACAGCGACTAgctggtgtgtgttttggtgttttGGCCGCCATCGCAGTGCTGATGGGACTCCTGGCTTTCCTCGCTGTGCAGCGTTTTAAGAAAATGCTTATTCAAGCGAAAGCAGAGCAGACACagagcag ttaccGCAGGTTTAACCACTTTGATGAGCTCTCTGCACGTTTCTGGAGAAGATCTTGGCCCGGTTCTGAGAACTCGCTGGACAACACTGCCTTCAGCCGCTCTGATGAGTTACTGCACATGAGAGCGATGGACAGGGCCTGCTGTTACCATGACGACACCCTCTCCATCGCCTCCACCTACCCCGACAGCGTTACACACCTCAATACGGTGTATCCTAACAG ctCTCAGTATCACTGGGACATGAGCACGTGCAGCCTAGCGGACGGTGTGATCGACTCCGGGAAGGCCAGTGACCTGTCTGTGTGCAGCTGGCC
- the si:ch211-14k19.8 gene encoding mucin-12 isoform X2 gives MQLFHFSLLFTFIAGLNTSEEGHDPSHIPRTVSNSDLTSSSRDVSPARTSSDVFRVGNAHTLGTTIPGRGGEFSGSGDKTKLHVVPQESQHNGQEKAGSVISALAHAVTFTETEQDSSLSSAGTQWPERSTRTLAPDALSQSFDSTVMSSAPSHLTTFENKASVSGFDLHASLISSSTPDETADRSRGTSRTDLVPPLKHLYNNDMYEAITSEADVVRTSAYTDTSRPNHLHRATDFTSFTFYRYVYAVGFRSDASDYVTTVSQKRAESSSYTPMFYTHFSKTYSTPTATPASHTTFTKYTTAHEQTSNLHVSDSDTQHTSSRLGESHTTSGTSMGRDFTSYPPNTPGQDDPLISTSLHTSFFPSTTKESDPTMTHSGLTTSPADTRGHLGAETQSGHKMASTRTSEQNSTSHVSTHSTESSPTTFSRYTSSTSGDDTPSPTTPNPSPSQRLTSPSTHVYSTQTSLLQMTTQILNRLTTSANVQPHQTPPQVYTNTRSQPGEHTPPSPTITPTSSHRMLTTKPAKHWSHRGRIFITEDQPVIVNVETFQVLLQVILEKNSSSYAGLVEVAPFLQAVAGFQSQHVTWRSGPVLQSVVTFRTEKAVSWLGRAESLLQEAGLRPLPTQGVFVSGVRVKNITVGGLHTDVCSWLFSCPSDFYCISSEGNITCRSVCHSEYCKNHGICVHHSGQRPLCQCPVGEDFWFMGQRCDLRMTRQRLAGVCFGVLAAIAVLMGLLAFLAVQRFKKMLIQAKAEQTQSSYRRFNHFDELSARFWRRSWPGSENSLDNTAFSRSDELLHMRAMDRACCYHDDTLSIASTYPDSVTHLNTVYPNSSQYHWDMSTCSLADGVIDSGKASDLSVCSWPIEPIQWTPFPLLQQLRNSNTMKPPRPRSCCEGMELVGLEKSRTA, from the exons ATGCAACTTTTCCACTTCTCCCTGCTTTTCACTTTCATCGCAG GTTTGAACACGTCAGAGGAAGGTCATGATCCATCTCACATTCCTCGCACGGTCTCCAACAGCGACCTCACTTCTTCCTCACGGGACGTTTCTCCGGCCCGAACCTCCTCGGACGTTTTCAGGGTCGGGAACGCTCACACGCTCGGGACTACAATTCCAGGTCGGGGTGGAGAGTTCTCTGGATCGGGCGATAAGACCAAACTCCATGTTGTTCCACAGGAAAGCCAACACAATGGACAGGAAAAAGCTGGAAGTGTGATCTCTGCCCTCGCTCACGCCGTCACGTTTACAGAAACGGAACAAGACTCGAGTCTCTCCAGTGCCGGAACACAATGGCCAGAACGTTCCACCAGGACGCTG GCACCTGATGCCCTCTCTCAGAGCTTTGACTCCACTGTCATGTCATCAGCACCTTCTCATTTAACCACTTTTGAAAATAAAGCTTCAGTATCAGGATTCGATCTTCATGCGTCCTTGATCTCCTCGTCCACACCCGATGAGACGGCTGATCGTTCACGAGGAACCTCCAGGACTGATCTCGTTCCTCCTCTGAAACATTTGTACAATAACGACATGTACGAGGCCATCACAAGCGAAGCAGATGTTGTGAGAACATCTGCGTACACGGACACAAGCCGACCGAACCACTTACACCGAGCCAC TGACTTCACCAGTTTCACGTTTTATCGATACGTCTACGCTGTCGGTTTCCGCTCAGATGCTTCGGATTACGTTACTACTGTCTCACAGAAGAGGGCGGAGTCCTCCTCATACACTCCCATGTTTTACACCCATTTCTCAAAAACATACTCGACCCCAACTGCGACCCCGGCATCACACACCACCTTCACAAAATACACTACAGCCCACGAACAAACTTCCAACCTCCACGTGAGTGACTCTGATACCCAGCACACGTCTTCACGTCTGGGAGAGTCACATACGACTTCTGGTACATCGATGGGCCGGGATTTCACCTCGTATCCACCAAACACACCTGGTCAGGATGATCCGCTGATCTCCACCTCGCTCCATACCAGCTTCTTTCCATCCACAACGAAGGAAAGTGATCCAACCATGACTCACAGTGGTCTGACCACATCTCCAGCAGATACCAGAGGTCACCTTGGAGCTGAAACGCAAAGTGGCCACAAGATGGCGAGCACGAGAACATCAGAGCAGAATAGCACGTCTCACGTGTCGACTCATAGCACCGAGTCTTCACCGACGACGTTTTCACGCTACACTTCGTCCACGTCCGGAGACGATACTCCATCACCTACGACTCCAAATCCTTCTCCATCACAACGTCTCACATCTCCGTCCACACACGTTTATTCCACTCAGACGAGTCTCCTTCAAATGACGACGCAGATCCTGAACCGTCTCACCACAAGCGCAAATGTGCAGCCGCATCAAACACCACCACAAGTGTACACAAACACTCGCTCTCAACCTGGagaacacacacctccatcacctaCCATCACGCCAACGTCTTCACACCGCATGCTCACTACAAAACCAGCCAAACACTGGTCACACAGGGGCCGGATCTTCATCACGGAGGACCAACCAGTAATCGTCAACG TGGAAACGTTCCAGGTGCTCCTGCAGGTGATCCTGGAGAAAAACTCCTCCTCATATGCAGGACTTGTGGAG GTGGCGCCATTTTTACAAGCTGTAGCAGGATTCCAAAGCCAGCATGTGACCTGGCGCAG TGGTCCGGTTCTGCAGTCCGTGGTCACGTTCAGGACGGAGAAGGCGGTCTCCTGGCTGGGGAGGGCGGAGTCTCTCTTACAGGAGGCGGGGCTGAGACCACTTCCAACACAGGGGGTTTTTGTGAGTGGCGTCCGGGTGAAAAACATCACAGTGGGAG GTCTGCACACTGATGTGTGTTCCTGGTTGTTTTCTTGTCCATCTGATTTCTACTGTATCTCCTCTGAGGGGAACATCACCTGCAGGTCTGTGTGTCACTCTGAGTACTGTAAGAACCACGGCATCTGTGTCCATCATTCTGGACAACGTCCACTCTGCCA gtgTCCTGTTGGTGAGGATTTCTGGTTCATGGGTCAGCGCTGTGACCTCCGTATGACCAGACAGCGACTAgctggtgtgtgttttggtgttttGGCCGCCATCGCAGTGCTGATGGGACTCCTGGCTTTCCTCGCTGTGCAGCGTTTTAAGAAAATGCTTATTCAAGCGAAAGCAGAGCAGACACagagcag ttaccGCAGGTTTAACCACTTTGATGAGCTCTCTGCACGTTTCTGGAGAAGATCTTGGCCCGGTTCTGAGAACTCGCTGGACAACACTGCCTTCAGCCGCTCTGATGAGTTACTGCACATGAGAGCGATGGACAGGGCCTGCTGTTACCATGACGACACCCTCTCCATCGCCTCCACCTACCCCGACAGCGTTACACACCTCAATACGGTGTATCCTAACAG ctCTCAGTATCACTGGGACATGAGCACGTGCAGCCTAGCGGACGGTGTGATCGACTCCGGGAAGGCCAGTGACCTGTCTGTGTGCAGCTGGCC
- the ndufab1a gene encoding NADH:ubiquinone oxidoreductase subunit AB1a yields the protein MAARVLSRCVRTLSRSAVLLGRCDAAAAVPLCRGRAFSQLAAGHRPLLAQAPGVIQRRRYGDLPPLTLESIRDRVLYVLKLYDKINPEQLQVTSHFMKDLGLDSLDQVEIIMAMEDEFGFEIPDAEGEKLMTPDDIVQYIADKKDVYE from the exons ATGGCGGCGCGCGTCCTCTCCCGGTGTGTCCGGACACTGAGCCGCAGCGCGGTGCTGCTCGGTCGCTGTGACGCGGCGGCGGCCGTTCCTCTGTGCCGGGGACGAGCGTTCTCTCAGCTGGCGGCGGGACACAGACCTCTGCTCGcgcag GCTCCTGGTGTGATTCAGCGGCGACGCTACGGTGACCTTCCACCTTTAACACTCGAATCTATCAGAGATCGCGTTCTCTACGTCCTCAAACTGTACGACAAGATCAACCCAGAGCAG CTCCAGGTCACGTCTCATTTCATGAAGGATTTGGGCCTGGACAGTCTGGACCAGGTGGAGATCATCATGGCCATGGAGGACGAGTTTG GTTTTGAGATTCCTGACGCTGAAGGGGAGAAGCTGATGACTCCTGATGACATTGTTCAGTACATCGCAGATAAGAAGGACGTGTACGAATGA
- the palb2 gene encoding partner and localizer of BRCA2 produces the protein MAHHFLKTTPLLPWLTTFSKQPLLSHHDSPLSQNNSSFSPWLTSFSKQPPIFDHGSPLSQNNPTLSQSNPPLSHHDSPLSQNNSPLSHHGSPLSQNNPPFFHHGSPLSQHNPPLFQNDLPISQIEQPLSQNGSCLCQNNMGSQHGFPLSQNNSSPSQTSSPVSQNTPLNESALKMNTLDPGESCNISEMDFHFQTPKSRTSHHGNNDTELNNETSALPGVSATRGEDITIGSSLNLVKTHTGGSPNQQREVLSCGSLRKTHSLKALDGGCVLDVCVVRWPSEEDWSVCVAGEWSVCVWKQNPGDQEWSLLYTWTFTQSVISLQGIPDSSALLCVCLGRLEITEARTLYLPGTDSGFSQAELCKGALQAVLAVSDRRVTCCSSPGPQQNIQVFTLAQDGRITETLSLTSTHQTVQTLVVVEEEKDALIGWTEHKSLLIWNMKSAQLLQTIHLAETVSTATCLRGYSYRGALCVLLQQASACHEESSPTLFTLIATNPLTGKRFTLRTITSPSASTERLIDGDVCESALVGVFQSGLAVWSLAGGVACVYANESSEVCRLARWAGPNTLLTGYLNGDVSVYEFTPTGSRARLQHC, from the exons ATGGCTCACCACTTTCTCAAAACAACCCCTCTTTTACCATGGCTCACAACTTTCTCAAAGCAACCCCTTCTTTCTCACCATGACTCACCACTTTCTCAAAACAACTCCTCTTTTTCACCATGGCTCACCTCTTTCTCAAAACAACCCCCTATTTTTGACCATGGCTCACCACTTTCTCAAAACAACCCCACACTTTCTCAAAGCAACCCCCCTCTATCTCACCATGACTCACCACTTTCTCAAAACAACTCCCCACTTTCTCACCATGGGTCACCACTTTCTCAAAACAACCCCCCTTTTTTTCACCATGGCTCACCACTTTCTCAACACAACCCCCCACTGTTTCAAAATGACCTACCTATTTCTCAGATTGAACAACCACTTTCTCAAAACGGCTCCTGTCTGTGTCAAAACAACATGGGTTCTCAACATGGCTTCCCACTTTCTCAGAATAACTCCTCTCCTTCTCAAACCAGCTCCCCTGTTTCTCAAAACACCCCCCTCAATGAGTCTGCATTGAAAATGAACACTCTGGACCCTGGTGAAAGTTGCAACATCTCTGAAATGGATTTTCATTTCCAAACCCCAAAAAGCAGAACATCACATCATGGAAACAATGACACTGAGCTAAACAATGAGACTTCTGCACTTCCTGGAGTTTCTGCCACACGGGGTGAAGATATCACAATCGGTTCATCTTTGAATttagtaaaaacacacactggagGTTCCCCGAATCAGCAGAGGGAAGTCCTCTCCTGTGGATCTCTCCGTAAAACTCACTCACTGAAG GCGCTGGACGGAGGGTGTGTgctggatgtgtgtgtagtgcgATGGCCGTCTGAGGAggactggagtgtgtgtgtggccggagagtggagtgtgtgtgtttggaagcAGAATCCTGGAGACCAGGAGTGGAGTCTGCTGTACACCTGGACTTtcacacaa TCAGTGATCTCTCTCCAGGGGATTCCTGACTCTTCggctctgctgtgtgtgtgtttagggagGCTGGAGATCACAGAGgcaag gACACTGTACCTCCCCGGGACTGACAGCGGGTTTTCTCAGGCTGAGCTGTGTAAAGGAGCTCTGCAGGCCGTGCTTGCTGTCTCAGACCGCAGGGTGACGTGTTGCTCCTCTCCTGGACCTCAGCAGAACATCCAGGTGTTTACACTCGCTCAGGATGGCAg AATCACAGAAACGCTCTCCCTGACCTCCACGCATCAAACCGTTCAGAccctggtggtggtggaggaggaaaaAGACGCTCTGATCGGCTGGACGGAGCACAAGAGTCTCCTCATATG GAACATGAAATCAGCCCAGCTGCTCCAGACCATTCACCTAGCTGAGACCGTTTCCACGGCAACCTGTCTGAGAGGATACTCCTACAG gggtgctctgtgtgtgctgctgcAGCAGGCGAGTGCGTGTCATGAGGAATCCAGTCCCACGCTTTTCACTCTGATCGCCACAAATCCGCTTACAGGAAAACGTTTCACTCTGCGCACCATCACCTCTCCATCAGCTTCTACAGAGAG GCTGATAGACGGAGATGTGTGTGAATCTGCACTCGTAGGTGTTTTCCAGTCTGGTCTGGCTGTTTGGAGCCTTgcagggggcgtggcctgtgtcTACGCAAACGAGTCTTCCGAAGTGTGCCGCCTGGCGCGGTGGGCGGGGCCGAACACGCTCCTCACCGGATACCTGAACGGGGACGTTAGTGTGTATGAGTTCACACCCACAGGGAGCAGGGCGAGGTTACAGCACTGTTAA
- the LOC124378271 gene encoding uncharacterized protein LOC124378271 isoform X2 has protein sequence MSGSQIPLCTNGSSHLLSSISSLAQGLRTKDFQKLSGLLTKFDVQDFHLPDDEFGQLKLERLCSSCSNVERSCFRTSKGANTSGGDQVEHEETVLSSFPQSASLKSSLPLKFTEQAEMENFDQSECEMRETEDLSNRSVTNQSEMHHNREDVKHTEQIKSHDPHTLSASRSLMLNLSMSLTSHTQSDHNPPVLSLGLTPNVLTTSPSSELMPFLQASDLDAALNTADLQNEEITSGSVSPKVQIQGCDVSEHTYSRIYSADVFKMEIESPEQVNNLPLSPHDSPLSQNNPPLFHHGSPLSQNNPTLSQNNPSLSHHDSPLSQNNPHFSPWLPTFSK, from the exons ATGTCTGGTTCTCAGATTCCTCTATGCACTAATG GTTCCTCACACCTTCTGTCTTCGATATCTTCTCTGGCTCAGGGTCTGAGAACGAAGGATTTCCAAAAACTAAGCGGCCTGCTAACAAAATTCGACGTGCAGGATTTTCATCTCCCGGACGACGAGTTCGGTCAACTGAAGCTGGAGCGACTCTGCTCTTCCTGCTCCAACGTAGAACGTAGTTGCTTCAGAACTAgtaagggtgccaatacttctgGAGGTGATCAGGTAGAACATGAGGAGACTGTTCTGTCCTCATTTCCACAGAGTGCTTCTTTAAAAAGTAGTCTTCCTCTGAAGTTTACTGAGCAGGCGGAGATGGAGAACTTCGACCAGTCAGAATGTGAGATGAGAGAAACTGAAGATCTTTCGAATAGATCTGTTACAAACCAATCAGAAATGCACCACAACAGAGAGGATGTAAAACACACAGAGCAGATCAAGTCACATgatcctcacacactctcagctAGCAGGAGTTTAATGCTTAACCTTAGCATGTCCTTGACCTCTCACACCCAGTCTGATCACAATCCACCAGTCCTCTCACTGGGTCTCACCCCTAATGTATTAACCACCTCCCCTTCCTCAGAGCTCATGCCTTTTCTCCAAGCTTCTGATCTGGATGCTGCTTTAAATACAGCTGATCTGCAAAACGAAGAAATCACAAGTGGGTCAGTAAGTCCTAAAGTGCAGATACAGGGCTGTGATGTTTCTGAGCATACTTACAGCAGGATCTATAGTGctgatgtttttaaaatggagaTTGAATCACCTGAACAGGTGAACAACCTCCCTCTTTCTCCCCATGACTCA CCACTTTCTCAAAACAACCCCCCACTTTTTCACCATGGCTCCCCACTTTCTCAAAATAACCCCACACTTTCTCAAAATAacccctctctttctcaccatgACTCACCACTTTCTCAAAACAACCCCCACTTTTCACCATGGCTCCCCACTTTCTCAAAATAA
- the LOC124378271 gene encoding uncharacterized protein LOC124378271 isoform X1, which produces MSGSQIPLCTNGSSHLLSSISSLAQGLRTKDFQKLSGLLTKFDVQDFHLPDDEFGQLKLERLCSSCSNVERSCFRTSKGANTSGGDQVEHEETVLSSFPQSASLKSSLPLKFTEQAEMENFDQSECEMRETEDLSNRSVTNQSEMHHNREDVKHTEQIKSHDPHTLSASRSLMLNLSMSLTSHTQSDHNPPVLSLGLTPNVLTTSPSSELMPFLQASDLDAALNTADLQNEEITSGSVSPKVQIQGCDVSEHTYSRIYSADVFKMEIESPEQVNNLPLSPHDSPLSQNNHPLSPHDSPLSQNNPPLSQNNPPLFHHGSPLSQNNPTLSQNNPSLSHHDSPLSQNNPHFSPWLPTFSK; this is translated from the exons ATGTCTGGTTCTCAGATTCCTCTATGCACTAATG GTTCCTCACACCTTCTGTCTTCGATATCTTCTCTGGCTCAGGGTCTGAGAACGAAGGATTTCCAAAAACTAAGCGGCCTGCTAACAAAATTCGACGTGCAGGATTTTCATCTCCCGGACGACGAGTTCGGTCAACTGAAGCTGGAGCGACTCTGCTCTTCCTGCTCCAACGTAGAACGTAGTTGCTTCAGAACTAgtaagggtgccaatacttctgGAGGTGATCAGGTAGAACATGAGGAGACTGTTCTGTCCTCATTTCCACAGAGTGCTTCTTTAAAAAGTAGTCTTCCTCTGAAGTTTACTGAGCAGGCGGAGATGGAGAACTTCGACCAGTCAGAATGTGAGATGAGAGAAACTGAAGATCTTTCGAATAGATCTGTTACAAACCAATCAGAAATGCACCACAACAGAGAGGATGTAAAACACACAGAGCAGATCAAGTCACATgatcctcacacactctcagctAGCAGGAGTTTAATGCTTAACCTTAGCATGTCCTTGACCTCTCACACCCAGTCTGATCACAATCCACCAGTCCTCTCACTGGGTCTCACCCCTAATGTATTAACCACCTCCCCTTCCTCAGAGCTCATGCCTTTTCTCCAAGCTTCTGATCTGGATGCTGCTTTAAATACAGCTGATCTGCAAAACGAAGAAATCACAAGTGGGTCAGTAAGTCCTAAAGTGCAGATACAGGGCTGTGATGTTTCTGAGCATACTTACAGCAGGATCTATAGTGctgatgtttttaaaatggagaTTGAATCACCTGAACAGGTGAACAACCTCCCTCTTTCTCCCCATGACTCACCACTTTCTCAAAACAACCACCCTCTTTCTCCCCATGACTCGCCACTTTCTCAAAACAACCCCCCACTTTCTCAAAACAACCCCCCACTTTTTCACCATGGCTCCCCACTTTCTCAAAATAACCCCACACTTTCTCAAAATAacccctctctttctcaccatgACTCACCACTTTCTCAAAACAACCCCCACTTTTCACCATGGCTCCCCACTTTCTCAAAATAA
- the LOC124378271 gene encoding uncharacterized protein LOC124378271 isoform X3 — protein sequence MDSEGSDSENEKENNASPPPSNSAGSSQNPQRKWSTEEIQAVEKTLMDYISSGEVPAEISRMSEESLTSQNKEELKRRLELLQEEYERTAQRLQRAERREAIRKHVQNTVVKQNRLLHTSTVLDQSSSSTPEQLSNNLNVPSDTTKVRFCLPDGSPFSTLTCKPNPSRTHRLRSRRSRLRLQVRERESDPEESQEKTREGTEERWNEERGEKDEVVERGRTEEEEENTEETETVMDGLKRNEENPTAIILFSSREFVCQPITFDEAV from the exons ATGGACAGTGAAGGATCAGACTCTGAAAAcgagaaagaaaacaatgctTCACCTCCACCCTCAAATTCTGCAG gatCTTCACAAAACCCACAGAGAAAGTGGTCTACAGAGGAGATCCAGGCTGTGGAAAAGACTCTAATGGACTACATCAGTTCTGGCGAGGTTCCTG CGGAAATATCCAGAATGTCAGAAGAAAGTCTCACGAGCCAAAACAAAGAAGAA CTGAAGAGGCGACTGGAGCTGCTGCAGGAAGAGTACGAGAGAACGGCACAGAGATTACAG cgTGCTGAGAGGAGGGAGGCGATACGTAAACATGTCCAAAACACAGTCGTGAAGCAAAATCGCCTCCTGCACACTTCAACTGTATTAGATCAAAGCTCATCTTCTACTCCAGAGCAGCTTTCTAACAACCTGAATGTTCCTTCAGACACCA CCAAGGTTCGTTTCTGTCTTCCTGACGGCTCTCCGTTTTCCACCTTAACGTGTAAACCAAACCCGTCTCGAACTCACCGTCTCCGGTCCAGACGCAGCCGTCTGCGTCTGCaggtgagggagagagagtcaGATCCAGAAGAGAGTCAAGAAAAGACGAGAGAAGGAACGGAGGAGAGGTGGAATGAAGAACGAGGAGAAAAGGATGAGGTTGTGGAGAGAGGACGGAccgaagaggaagaggagaacaCGGAGGAGACAGAAACGGTGATGGATGGattgaaaagaaatgaagaaaatccaACGGCAATAATTCTCTTCAGCAGCAGAGAGTTTGTGTGTCAGCCAATCACCTTCGATGAAGCTGTCTGA